The Oceanipulchritudo coccoides nucleotide sequence GCAGAGCGGCAATCCGGCGATAGCCATAGCGTCCATACTGGCGGGTCAACTCGATCATGTCGGCCACCAGGCGCGCCTCATCCGCACGCCCCGCTGGCAACCGTCTCTGAGTAGATCGGTGTTGACCCAGAACCCGGCACACCCGTCGCTCGGACAA carries:
- a CDS encoding IS3 family transposase codes for the protein LSERRVCRVLGQHRSTQRRLPAGRADEARLVADMIELTRQYGRYGYRRIAALLRDAGWQVNDKRVERLWRREGLKVPTKQPKKARLWLN